From Triticum urartu cultivar G1812 chromosome 2, Tu2.1, whole genome shotgun sequence, a single genomic window includes:
- the LOC125535490 gene encoding uncharacterized protein LOC125535490 yields the protein MGSRTKEYCGWLIVALVLALVGAARPTPPLTSPSCPLWPRRGGRIQAVRARRRPDPRRRGHAAVPAGQISHLSHHRRCVLNAEIRRAKAKLLEEDPPKLHAGHNPPPANLLGRIRVLLPKQSSPASPPSGQRRWRRTSPLPPLPQHVGHNPSLGAAQGSGPALADEGRHGLQPRPLAGGLLVMSATGSISQGEVRIQVRSCEAYQQRLEYYVL from the exons ATGGGGTCGAGGACCAAGGAGTACTGCGGGTGGCTCATCGTGGCGCTGGTGCTGGCGCTCGTCGGAGCCGCCCGCCCGACTCCGCCGCTGACCTCGCCATCTTGTCCACTCTGGCCACGACGCGGCGGGCGGATCCAGGCCGTGCGAGCGAGACGGCGGCCAGATCCTCGACGGCGAGGACACGCAGCGGTCCCTGCCGGCCAAATCAG CCACCTCTCTCACCATCGACGGTGCGTGCTCAACGCCGAGATCCGCCGCGCCAAGGCCAAGCTCCTCGAGGAGGATCCACCCAAGCTACACGCCGGCCACAACCCCCCACCAGCGAATCTTCTCGGGCGGATTCGCGTCCTCCTCCCAAAGCAGTCGTCCCCGGCGAGCCCTCCTAGTGGCCAGAGGAGGTGGAGGAGAACTTCACCCCTGCCTCCTCTCCCCCAACACGTGGGCCACAACCCTTCCCTTGGCGCGGCGCAGGGGAGTGGCCCTGCCCTCGCCGACGAGGGCCGTCATGGGCTCCAACCGCGCCCTCTTGCCGGCGGACTGCTGGTCATGTCAGCCACCGGCAGCATCTCCCAAG GTGAAGTGCGAATCCAAGTTCGAAGCTGTGAAGCATATCAACAAAGACTAGAATATTATGTGTTGTAA